One Xyrauchen texanus isolate HMW12.3.18 chromosome 34, RBS_HiC_50CHRs, whole genome shotgun sequence genomic window carries:
- the LOC127627451 gene encoding leucine-rich repeat and fibronectin type-III domain-containing protein 4-like isoform X1: MDMEFENKTRVSLWIFIRRNEGSKLGSLPLKGRNKSETILNLDETDTTGLWTTWITMLRKVPGSTSRRKNLLQEQDNLKWNQSGRYFSSSIPVSTISVHRCPMPQSTILWLGLIGFVLLRSVPDVSAGETWGMVSICPIHCVCRNLSESLSTLCVNKGLLFVPPNIDRRTVELRLADNYILEVGGPDFANMTGLVDLTLSRNTIHALKPLAFSDLESLRSLHLDTNRLTVVGPQDLTGLVNLQHLIINNNQLTNVSRDAFDDFLLTLEDLDLSYNNLRRVPWEAIQNMASLHTLNLDHNLIDQIDEGSFSELYKLSRLDMTSNRLQTLPPDPLFSRSQIGVVSPTPYNSISSLNFGGNPLHCNCELLWLRRLIREDDMETCATPAYLAGRYFWSIPEEEFTCEPPLITRNTNKLWVLEGQRATLKCRAIGDPEPVIHWVSPDDRIVANTSRIRSYYNGTLDFLVTRARDDGTYTCIAINAAGESTALVDLKIIPLPHRGNGTISLINNRDPGSSDISSGRGGVEGGGTGVVTVRNVTGGKEEAGDRGGGRGGGSSNGGIKNLVGVLGVTSNSAQIQWKMSRSSTPYLVWMYQIQYNSTADDALVYRILPPSSNSFLLKNLVSGADYSLCVLAISDDGISTLVTTKVLGCIQFSTKEDYPECRSLHAHFLGGTLTVMVGGVVVVTLLVFTVAMMVRHRICGECQDDANRAGKFLPAKGVDVYAQTNGNNGMMMVALPNGVLAQRTKEKQDKSKHKSKQSPEPHRGQSTDTCSRGDGVVREKCLTPLTPESERLTIYYSPSNTLPLPTKKAVKRTGRLKLRRKSLEKDRQVLASFPLTQDGEKGREGGSDLRQALKTKRSCSFDVGEITTTTCYSYAKRLSVIWTRRSQSLHGLLVHCASTTSTSSTGSEQYGNALTQNYLHALVSNNSNSASNSSSSMAVNPRDLEESVV, encoded by the exons ATGGACATggaatttgaaaataaaacaag AGTTTCACTCTGGATTTTCATCAGAAGAAATGAGGGGTCTAAGCTGGGCAGTTTACCATTAAAAGGACGGAACAAGTCGGAAACCATTTTAAATCTTGATGAAACAGACACAACAG GTCTGTGGACAACCTGGATTACCATGCTACGCAAAGTACCAGGGAGTACATCTAGAAGAAAAAATCTGTTGCAAGAACAGGACAACCTGAAATGGAACCAGTCAGGGAGATATTTTTCATCATCTATCCCTGTCAGCACAATAAGTGTCCACCGGTGTCCAATGCCACAATCAACAATCCTCTGGCTTGGCCTCATTGGCTTTGTACTGCTGAGAAGCGTACCAGATGTGTCGGCAGGAGAGACATGGGGCATGGTGTCCATATGCCCCATCCACTGCGTGTGTCGGAACCTATCAGAGTCTCTGAGCACACTCTGTGTGAATAAAGGTCTTCTTTTTGTGCCACCGAACATCGATCGCCGCACTGTGGAGCTCCGTCTTGCAGACAACTATATCCTGGAAGTGGGAGGTCCGGACTTTGCCAATATGACAGGACTGGTTGACCTGACACTGTCACGTAACACCATCCATGCTCTAAAGCCGCTGGCCTTTTCTGATCTGGAGAGTCTGCGTTCCCTTCATCTTGATACCAACCGTCTCACTGTGGTGGGACCTCAGGATCTGACAGGTCTGGTTAACCTTCAGCATCTCATCATAAACAATAACCAGCTTACTAATGTTTCTAGAGATGCATTCGATGACTTCCTGCTGACTCTGGAGGACCTGGACCTTTCTTACAACAACCTGCGCAGGGTTCCCTGGGAAGCTATACAGAACATGGCTAGCCTGCACACCTTAAACCTGGACCACAACCTAATAGACCAGATTGATGAGGGTTCTTTCAGTGAGCTCTATAAACTCTCCAGACTGGATATGACCTCAAACAGACTACAGACTCTACCCCCTGATCCACTGTTCTCAAGATCACAGATTGGGGTTGTCAGTCCAACACCGTACAATTCTATCAGCAGCTTAAACTTTGGCGGGAATCCTCTACACTGCAACTGTGAGCTGTTGTGGTTGCGACGACTGATTCGTGAAGACGACATGGAGACATGTGCTACACCTGCTTATTTGGCGGGTCGCTACTTTTGGTCCATCCCTGAAGAAGAGTTTACCTGTGAGCCTCCACTGATCACCCGTAATACCAACAAATTGTGGGTGCTAGAGGGACAAAGAGCCACGCTTAAATGTAGAGCCATTGGTGACCCTGAGCCAGTCATTCATTGGGTGTCACCAGATGACCGCATAGTGGCCAACACCAGTCGCATTCGCTCGTACTACAACGGCACACTGGATTTTCTAGTCACTCGTGCCAGAGACGATGGGACCTACACATGCATTGCCATCAATGCAGCAGGGGAATCCACAGCTCTGGTGGACTTAAAGATCATCCCTCTGCCCCATCGGGGAAATGGCACGATTTCCCTAATCAACAATAGAGACCCAGGCTCCTCTGATATTAGCAGTGGGCGTGGTGGAGTTGAAGGTGGTGGGACTGGTGTGGTGACCGTAAGGAATGTTACTGGAGGCAAGGAAGAGGCTGGAGATAGGGGAGGGGGAAGGGGAGGGGGAAGCAGTAATGGAGGAATCAAAAACTTGGTTGGAGTTCTGGGTGTAACATCTAATTCAGCCCAGATTCAATGGAAAATGAGTCGATCTTCAACACCATACCTGGTGTGGATGTATCAGATCCAGTACAACAGCACAGCAGATGATGCACTTGTTTACAG GATTCTGCCTCCATCTAGTAACAGTTTTCTGCTGAAAAACTTGGTGTCCGGAGCAGACTACAGCCTGTGCGTCTTGGCCATATCTGATGATGGCATCTCCACCTTGGTGACAACAAAGGTATTGGGCTGCATACAGTTCAGCACCAAAGAGGATTATCCAGAATGCCGTTCTCTGCATGCTCACTTCCTGGGCGGCACACTGACAGTGATGGTGGGTGGCGTGGTCGTGGTAACCCTTCTAGTTTTCACTGTAGCCATGATGGTGCGGCATCGCATCTGTGGAGAGTGTCAGGACGATGCCAATAGAGCGGGCAAGTTTTTGCCAGCCAAAGGGGTAGATGTTTATGCCCAGACAAATGGAAACAACGGTATGATGATGGTGGCATTGCCAAATGGCGTCTTGGCccaaagaacaaaagaaaaacaggACAAATCCAAACACAAATCTAAACAGAGCCCAGAGCCACACCGTGGCCAGAGCACAGACACATGCAGTAGGGGAGATGGGGTGGTGCGGGAAAAATGTTTAACTCCACTCACaccagagagtgagagactgacaATCTACTACTCTCCAAGTAACACACTGCCTCTCCCTACAAAAAAGGCTGTGAAACGAACAGGCAGGCTCAAGTTGCGGAGAAAGTCTCTGGAGAAAGACAGACAAGTCTTGGCCTCATTCCCATTGACACAAGATGGAGAGAAAGGAAGGGAAGGAGGGTCAGACTTGAGGCAGGCACTAAAAACCAAGCGCAGCTGCTCTTTCGATGTGGGTGAAATCACCACCACCACATGCTACAGTTACGCCAAACGGCTGAGCGTTATCTGGACCCGTCGTAGCCAGTCGCTACATGGCTTGCTGGTCCACTGTGCCTCCACAACCAGCACATCCAGCACTGGAAGCGAGCAGTACGGCAATGCCCTGACGCAGAACTATCTCCATGCTTTGGTTTCCAACAATTCCAACTCAGCTTCTAACTCAAGCAGTAGCATGGCTGTCAATCCCAGGGACCTGGAGGAAAGTGTGGTGTAG
- the LOC127627451 gene encoding leucine-rich repeat and fibronectin type-III domain-containing protein 4-like isoform X2, with protein sequence MLRKVPGSTSRRKNLLQEQDNLKWNQSGRYFSSSIPVSTISVHRCPMPQSTILWLGLIGFVLLRSVPDVSAGETWGMVSICPIHCVCRNLSESLSTLCVNKGLLFVPPNIDRRTVELRLADNYILEVGGPDFANMTGLVDLTLSRNTIHALKPLAFSDLESLRSLHLDTNRLTVVGPQDLTGLVNLQHLIINNNQLTNVSRDAFDDFLLTLEDLDLSYNNLRRVPWEAIQNMASLHTLNLDHNLIDQIDEGSFSELYKLSRLDMTSNRLQTLPPDPLFSRSQIGVVSPTPYNSISSLNFGGNPLHCNCELLWLRRLIREDDMETCATPAYLAGRYFWSIPEEEFTCEPPLITRNTNKLWVLEGQRATLKCRAIGDPEPVIHWVSPDDRIVANTSRIRSYYNGTLDFLVTRARDDGTYTCIAINAAGESTALVDLKIIPLPHRGNGTISLINNRDPGSSDISSGRGGVEGGGTGVVTVRNVTGGKEEAGDRGGGRGGGSSNGGIKNLVGVLGVTSNSAQIQWKMSRSSTPYLVWMYQIQYNSTADDALVYRILPPSSNSFLLKNLVSGADYSLCVLAISDDGISTLVTTKVLGCIQFSTKEDYPECRSLHAHFLGGTLTVMVGGVVVVTLLVFTVAMMVRHRICGECQDDANRAGKFLPAKGVDVYAQTNGNNGMMMVALPNGVLAQRTKEKQDKSKHKSKQSPEPHRGQSTDTCSRGDGVVREKCLTPLTPESERLTIYYSPSNTLPLPTKKAVKRTGRLKLRRKSLEKDRQVLASFPLTQDGEKGREGGSDLRQALKTKRSCSFDVGEITTTTCYSYAKRLSVIWTRRSQSLHGLLVHCASTTSTSSTGSEQYGNALTQNYLHALVSNNSNSASNSSSSMAVNPRDLEESVV encoded by the exons ATGCTACGCAAAGTACCAGGGAGTACATCTAGAAGAAAAAATCTGTTGCAAGAACAGGACAACCTGAAATGGAACCAGTCAGGGAGATATTTTTCATCATCTATCCCTGTCAGCACAATAAGTGTCCACCGGTGTCCAATGCCACAATCAACAATCCTCTGGCTTGGCCTCATTGGCTTTGTACTGCTGAGAAGCGTACCAGATGTGTCGGCAGGAGAGACATGGGGCATGGTGTCCATATGCCCCATCCACTGCGTGTGTCGGAACCTATCAGAGTCTCTGAGCACACTCTGTGTGAATAAAGGTCTTCTTTTTGTGCCACCGAACATCGATCGCCGCACTGTGGAGCTCCGTCTTGCAGACAACTATATCCTGGAAGTGGGAGGTCCGGACTTTGCCAATATGACAGGACTGGTTGACCTGACACTGTCACGTAACACCATCCATGCTCTAAAGCCGCTGGCCTTTTCTGATCTGGAGAGTCTGCGTTCCCTTCATCTTGATACCAACCGTCTCACTGTGGTGGGACCTCAGGATCTGACAGGTCTGGTTAACCTTCAGCATCTCATCATAAACAATAACCAGCTTACTAATGTTTCTAGAGATGCATTCGATGACTTCCTGCTGACTCTGGAGGACCTGGACCTTTCTTACAACAACCTGCGCAGGGTTCCCTGGGAAGCTATACAGAACATGGCTAGCCTGCACACCTTAAACCTGGACCACAACCTAATAGACCAGATTGATGAGGGTTCTTTCAGTGAGCTCTATAAACTCTCCAGACTGGATATGACCTCAAACAGACTACAGACTCTACCCCCTGATCCACTGTTCTCAAGATCACAGATTGGGGTTGTCAGTCCAACACCGTACAATTCTATCAGCAGCTTAAACTTTGGCGGGAATCCTCTACACTGCAACTGTGAGCTGTTGTGGTTGCGACGACTGATTCGTGAAGACGACATGGAGACATGTGCTACACCTGCTTATTTGGCGGGTCGCTACTTTTGGTCCATCCCTGAAGAAGAGTTTACCTGTGAGCCTCCACTGATCACCCGTAATACCAACAAATTGTGGGTGCTAGAGGGACAAAGAGCCACGCTTAAATGTAGAGCCATTGGTGACCCTGAGCCAGTCATTCATTGGGTGTCACCAGATGACCGCATAGTGGCCAACACCAGTCGCATTCGCTCGTACTACAACGGCACACTGGATTTTCTAGTCACTCGTGCCAGAGACGATGGGACCTACACATGCATTGCCATCAATGCAGCAGGGGAATCCACAGCTCTGGTGGACTTAAAGATCATCCCTCTGCCCCATCGGGGAAATGGCACGATTTCCCTAATCAACAATAGAGACCCAGGCTCCTCTGATATTAGCAGTGGGCGTGGTGGAGTTGAAGGTGGTGGGACTGGTGTGGTGACCGTAAGGAATGTTACTGGAGGCAAGGAAGAGGCTGGAGATAGGGGAGGGGGAAGGGGAGGGGGAAGCAGTAATGGAGGAATCAAAAACTTGGTTGGAGTTCTGGGTGTAACATCTAATTCAGCCCAGATTCAATGGAAAATGAGTCGATCTTCAACACCATACCTGGTGTGGATGTATCAGATCCAGTACAACAGCACAGCAGATGATGCACTTGTTTACAG GATTCTGCCTCCATCTAGTAACAGTTTTCTGCTGAAAAACTTGGTGTCCGGAGCAGACTACAGCCTGTGCGTCTTGGCCATATCTGATGATGGCATCTCCACCTTGGTGACAACAAAGGTATTGGGCTGCATACAGTTCAGCACCAAAGAGGATTATCCAGAATGCCGTTCTCTGCATGCTCACTTCCTGGGCGGCACACTGACAGTGATGGTGGGTGGCGTGGTCGTGGTAACCCTTCTAGTTTTCACTGTAGCCATGATGGTGCGGCATCGCATCTGTGGAGAGTGTCAGGACGATGCCAATAGAGCGGGCAAGTTTTTGCCAGCCAAAGGGGTAGATGTTTATGCCCAGACAAATGGAAACAACGGTATGATGATGGTGGCATTGCCAAATGGCGTCTTGGCccaaagaacaaaagaaaaacaggACAAATCCAAACACAAATCTAAACAGAGCCCAGAGCCACACCGTGGCCAGAGCACAGACACATGCAGTAGGGGAGATGGGGTGGTGCGGGAAAAATGTTTAACTCCACTCACaccagagagtgagagactgacaATCTACTACTCTCCAAGTAACACACTGCCTCTCCCTACAAAAAAGGCTGTGAAACGAACAGGCAGGCTCAAGTTGCGGAGAAAGTCTCTGGAGAAAGACAGACAAGTCTTGGCCTCATTCCCATTGACACAAGATGGAGAGAAAGGAAGGGAAGGAGGGTCAGACTTGAGGCAGGCACTAAAAACCAAGCGCAGCTGCTCTTTCGATGTGGGTGAAATCACCACCACCACATGCTACAGTTACGCCAAACGGCTGAGCGTTATCTGGACCCGTCGTAGCCAGTCGCTACATGGCTTGCTGGTCCACTGTGCCTCCACAACCAGCACATCCAGCACTGGAAGCGAGCAGTACGGCAATGCCCTGACGCAGAACTATCTCCATGCTTTGGTTTCCAACAATTCCAACTCAGCTTCTAACTCAAGCAGTAGCATGGCTGTCAATCCCAGGGACCTGGAGGAAAGTGTGGTGTAG